The genomic segment AAGGAGCAAGCTGCGTTGGAAGAACGGATGAGACAAAGAATGGATTTACTTTGGTGAGATGCTTGAGTGAGTTCTGCAGGATAGACGGTGAATCCTGTCCCAGAGGCCTAATGGGGAGGAAGGATAAAAGTGCCAAGAAGCGTAAAAAAAAAGGATCGTTGCTCTTACATGCGTGGCGAACAAggaaaggagggaggagggaggtCGCGGTTGTTTCAACAAGCCTTTGTTGTGCAGTAATATTGATGGTTATTCTGTAAGCTTTCCAGGAAGAGAGAGCATGGACTTGACATAGAAACTCTTGGTTGCCTCATGCACTGCAGTTACAAGCTTTACCTTAACTAGGGTGTGTGTCTAGGCCAGATGCGCTCCTAGGCAGGGCCTGTTCTGGCCTACCCTACTAGGCATGGGTGGATAGCTGTACTTGGTTGTAGTCGACTTCCATCTTTTCAATCCATTACTGCAATAGAGCACTGCGTCTACCTCCAGCACAGAACATTTAGTTGCTTGTATTCTACGAGGACGGTAAATGAGTTGCGGAAGAGCGAGTTACATGGTATTCTCTCTTATAGAGATAAAAACTCTGGACAGCTGTTGGCAGCAAGGCCGCGCAAGAGAATTGGCGAGTCGAGCCTCGATGAATGGTGACAGGACCCGAAATGAATAGAGGACGTTACAGCCTGTCAAGAATGCTGGTCTGGTTAGTTGCCATGGTCTTGTAGGTCTGGCTGATATCGAAACGCCAAGTCGAAGGTCAATCGGTCCTGAGCACAGTACTTTCACCCGGCAGCTTAACGTACCTATTTAGGTGCCTCTCCAACAAATTCAatctctgtctctctctctctctctctctctatctctctatctctctatctctctatctctctttctctctctctatttcCTACATCTCCCAAGCTAAAAAGATGCAGAAAAGCCAGAAACCATCGGACATGATACAGGGTAGCCCAATACCCATGACCCGTTCCACGCTGACGATATCGTGCCAAAATGGCAGCATGTCACCGACCCACAgcacaaccccccccccccccccccccccgcgaTGCTAAAAGCAGCCCCTGGAGCTACTATCCAATCAAACCTTCTCCCGTCTAGGCGGTGAACCTTCCGAGCCCCCGTGCCGGCCCCGGAAGGGTCCGCACTGCAGCCCCCACACGACGCGGCAGAATCCATCCCCCTCCAGACATAGATAGCTCCGCCTCCAACATCCAAGCTTCCCTCGTACACTCCCAGCATTAaccgacgacctcgaggaacAAGCCCATTAACATTTCTATCCACCCTCTGCTACCGTCGCCAGCCTCCTATTTTCATCTCTACCTTCAAACCATAACGGAACGCACCCGCAGCATCTCGCATCGAAGCCGCCCACGATGGCGCCCTCCCTCCGCGCTCTCCTGGCCCGTATCACGACCATCCTCCCGACATCCCAGACGCCCTtcacctccccctcctcccacgacatcacggccgccgacgccaacgccaacttCAACGGCATCGCAGTCACCCCCTACGAGCCCCTCTCTGGCGCTCCCTCGTGCCCGATCGACGGCCCGCTGAGCTGCCACAACGCTACGGGCCCCGTCAACGACGCCTGCTGCTTCGTCGCCCCCTCCGGCCGCCTGCTCCTTACCCAGTTCTGGGACGATACCGTGCACGCAGGCGGCGCTGAAGAGGACTGGACCGTCCACGGGTTATGGTgagtttttttttgtttatccccttcttcttgttagTCGCTTTTCCTTCCCTCTGGTTCCCCCCTCGGGGGCAGGGTAGCGCTATCTATTGGGGGTAGTGTAGTACTGGTTTTGCGGGAGAGCATCAGATGCTCCGCCGAGATGGGATACATCGCTGACACGTCCGCCGCAGGCCCGACCTCTGTGATGGGAGCTACAAGGCGTACTGCGGCATGACGCCGCacttcaacaacatcaccgacaTCCTCCAGCACTACGGCCAGGGTGACCTCCTGGCCTCCATGGAGAGGTACTGGGTCGCTGCATAGTGAGTCGCCGCCCttccctcttttccccctcaGCCCCCCCTGGTTTCCGTTTATTCTTCCCCTTTTCCTATTACATCTTCGTTCTCATCTCCTGGCCGGCAAGCCGCGGACGTCCGGCGCCTGACAAAAGAAACCCACTCCCCACACTAACACTTCGGCCAGCGGCACCAACAACCATCTCTGGGCCCACGAGTACAACAAGCACGCAAGCTGCATAAACACGCTCTCGGCGTCCTGCTACGCCGACGCCTACGCgccgggcgtcgaggtcgtcgactACTTCACCCGCgccttctccctctttcgCCAGCTCGACACCTtcaccgccctcgagcgCGCGGGCATCGCGCCCTCGCACTCGCGGCGCTACCCGCTCGCCGACGTCCGCAGGACGCTCGAGGAGCTgagcggcggccgcgtcgtgCTGCGCTGCCagggccgcggccgcgacgtGCTCCACGAGGCGTGGTACAGCTACTTCCTCCAGGGCAGCCTGCAGACGGGCCAGTTCgtcccggccggcggcctcggcgaccacGGGGACGCGAACAACTGCGCTCCCGAGGTCAGGTATCCGCCCAAGAAGTGCAAGGGCAACTGCCCCGGCTCGGAGGACCTGTGAGCCTCGGAGGGCCGGTGGTGGCGCATGTTATGTAGGATGAGAGGGGGAATGCTGTGGATATTGCATCTTTTGTCCTGTGAATGTATGGTAGGATTCGGAGTAATGGTTAATtacgggggaggggggctgggTTCTTTTCGAAATGAATGGCGTTTTTGGGGCAGGGAATGGGAAGGGCGTTCGTTTGGGTTGGCTCATCTAATCGTACATGATTCCATCTATCCAATACTACCCAGAGTTTGTTATGTTTGCCCAGCGGCTCACCGGCAACTGAGCTGTCACACAACCTGCCGCGTAACAGAACAGGACGGATGTCTCGGTGTTGCCGCTGTGCACGTTTCGCGACCAACAAAAAGACCACACGCAATATGCGCTCGCTcctgacggcggcggcaactgATCGGCAATCGACGCCTGGTGTTTCAGCCCTGTTGGGCCTTGTGGTGATTGCCGACGAGGCTGCACAGTACAACTACGAGACACAACCATGTCGTTTGAAACCGTTGTTGAGAGATGAGGTGAAAGTTTAACCGTACCGTTTGGTGGTGACGTGCACTGTTGTGGCTGCTGCGACCGCAAACTCAATGACAGTTCATGGACGACGTCACAAGTGGCATTTTTTCCACAGATGGACACAGCACCGAGCGATGGATGCCCAGCCGCACGTCCcgtcgccctcatcgacgGCATCTACTTAGCTCCAGGCACGATGGACTGATCCCCTTTAGGCCAGTGGTGTCAAAGACACCTGTGCCACCCGTGTCAGCCTTGCATGCAGCTGTGTCCTGTCCAGAACACGCTGCGAAGGCAAGAGgaggtaggtacggatacttgGGGGCCTGTATGTACAAGTAACGTAGACTGGCGATGCGCTGAAGAAAACGGGTGCATGCCTTATCGGACCGACCGCTGGTGCTAGATCCAAAGCGGCCTAGGCTTTGTGGAGGTGGAAAGTAAGTGGTGGGCTGAGAGTGAGACACAGCACGCAGAACTAGCATGACTGGCATTGCCTTGCTTTCCCTCGAGCGCTGGTTCGTCGTTCGGTATTGGTGATGGAAgcgggggtggtggtggtggtggtcttgttgctgctgctacttGCTACTGCTGACCGTTTCCCTTGGCGCTGTCATCGACAACGATCAGAGCAAGGTTCTCCTCGGTTGCTCGGATCGCCCGTCGAACGCGGGAGCTCTGTGGTGTTGGTGATATTCCAAGTACTTTGAAGACTCCATCTCggcagagaagaaggatCACTGCAGCGGGCTTCGTCGGTTCCGGTGCCACGCGGGCTAGGACAAGCAAGGGACGAGAACACATTCTTCTTCAGCCCTGCCGATGTTTGTCCAAGGGGACGGACAGTACAAATCACAATGTAACATGCCAACGAGAACGACTACGCTCCATGACCCGATGCTGCAGTGACGGACATAAGAGGATTCGTATGCTCTTGATCCGGCTGCTGACATGACAAGTGCCCTTCCATCCCATTCATCGGCCACGGGTGGGCCGGTACGACAGCAGTTCTCGTGGGCTTGGGCAGGGGGGCGGTGGGCAGTCGTGGCACCCTGAGGCAGTGCAGCGCTGTCGAGTTAGTTGCTGCACGTTTGCGTCGATGGCTgctgaggcggcggcggcagctaAGATTATCGCCTCGTACCGCTGCCTCGTTGGCCTCCGCTACGGCCTACAAGCGGGAGACTGCCGAGGAGGCAGATGCCGTTAGACCGTTGAACGGAATTTGCTGAACGTTTGATGTGGGCACACGCCCATTAGTGTCGACTGGCGACTCTGTCGAGACATCGAATCGAAGTCTGGGAAATGTGACGGTCCTGCAGCGGGTTGCTGACGTGAACTGGCCTGCCCTGCCAGTCCAGTCTGCTAgcggcgagcagcagcggcgaaGGAGGGGTGGTGAGCCGGCCTGGTGTGTGCGGCCACCCGCGGGCCGCGAAATGATAGGTCGACTGACGCGAGTGGAAGCTTTGTGGAAGACTTTTTGGAAGCCTTCCCTGATGTGTTGTCGTTGCTGCTTAGGGCGATCTGGGGATGACAGGCTCAGGGGTGATTGGTGATGGTGGGTGAGCGAAAGTCTCTGGAAGTCTCTCCCTTCGGGGGGGCAAGGGCGCAAAGTGAGATTGCTCGCCAGCATCAAGATCGCCAGGCCCGCCGCATCTTCATCGtaggaagggggaaaagtTGTCGTTTGGACTTTGCTGCAACAGCCACTGTTTTGCATGGTTCGAACTAAATGGAACTGCCTCCCGTCGAATGTTTGGTTGTTGATTGTCggttggttgttggttgCGTGAGAAAGGCTCGATCCTGTGTGTTCCGGCTTCTTCTGCCCTTCCACTGTCGTCGAGTGACTGACTGATTGGAGTCGTAAATTACCTACAGAGTGTTTGTTATGGGAACAGACGCAGCGCACGTTACCGCTCGGAGACGGTGCCCTCCAATCATCTCAATTGTCGGACGATCACCATGTTGTCGAGACCAACAGAGTTCATGCTTTTGCTGAACTACTGGGAATTAGCGGCCTCAAGAATAATGGGTGCAGTTGATCCGAGCCCCATCgggagacgagacggccaGCGTCGAGAGGGGCTTTCGAGGACGCTGACCGACTGCTCTCAACTTGACAGCATAGAGGAGGAGTACATAGCACGtaggaagaagaggaggaggagcagatgATCCCCATGGGCCCCACCCCATCAGTGCGCCGTGTTTGTGGCTGTCGGGGGTTACGCACAGCAAGGGATGTCCCTGGTACAGCCGTTTCGTATGGCTCTATTTTTCGAGCATCACGGTCTCAGCAAGACGAGCGCCAAGGATCAAGAGGAAGCAACGACGCTGCACAGGAGATTTGAGTGGAACACGGGGATTGTTAGCAACATCacggcgggggggggggggggggggggggggggggagggctcGACGCAAGCAGATGGATCGTGGCAGAGGTGAGACACAaatgccgacgccgaggctcAGAGAGCAGAGCCAGAGCAGACAATGAATGGCCCGGCACAGCGTCCGCCAATGGCCCCAATAAAACAAAGACACGGCGTGGCGCACCAGGGCATTCGTCAGGCGCTCATGTTGCCGCGATGACAAGTCGATAGTGGGCAAAGACATAagggggcggaggggcggcggcggtgtcggcgtcgtcacgAGACAGCCAGCCGAGGTGGCCCCCCCTGCTCAGTCAGCCGTCAATATCGTGTCATAGTGTACGGATATACATGGTATATCGGTATAGACTGTCGCCGGAGAAAGACTGGACATCCGTACAAAAGGAGAAACGGAGGAAAGTTGCCAAAGTGAGGCGAAGGGGAAACCCAACCTGTGGGATCGACTTGGGCGATTGCGAGTGGAACGTACAGATCCTCACTCAGTCGGGTACCGCGCGAGAGAGcacaaaaaaacaaaacaaaaaacaaaacaaaaagcCGCCTCGGCTTCCAGCAGCGGACTTTGCAAGAGTCCGAGTATGTTGCAAGGTCAGCAGTGTGTTTGTcagggaagagaagagggtgAGTGCTCTGAGTTCTGAACTGCGGACTGAGGTACATCCATACATAGGTACAATGGCGGTGCGACGTTGCAGGCGGCGTCTTCCGTGTTTGCCGTGTCCTGGGCTCCTGGGCcgccttgatcttgatgCTGCTTGCCATTGCCCAGCCCCCGAAGGCGTTAAGCCAACCAACCCACTGGAGTAACATCCCACTGGAGGCGGCGCAAGTTTGCAACAATACAGGGCAACTACCCAGTAccgtacctaggtaggtaggtacacAAACACAAGACTTTACTGTATAGTATAGTATAGTGAACTGGCCAAGCAGCCAGTTCTAGTATTGCCACGGATTGCAGgatccatcccatcccatcccatcggCTGCTGCATGCATTGACGGAGCAAATTTGAAGAAAGAAAATCTCGAAAAAGTGgaggagggatgggatggttgtggatggatggatgcctCGAATGTTGAGCGTGAGGTAAGGTGAGAGTAAGAAAGATGGAACCAAATCGGGGAGAGACGAGGCACACCGCACACTCCCACAGTAAGACTGCGCTGACATGTCACTGTAGGGAACCATTCCAGCCcgccctgctcctcgacctgccTGGTTTCTTGTGGATTATCACCGCCGTGGTCACTGTGTGCCCGCACAGTATGTCCGATGCTTTTCTTTGCCTTGTCttgcctctccctcctcctcgtttcCCGTCTGTGCGCCCAGAATTGTCCACTATGCCCGGTATACACTAGCGTTCTGTCCCTAAGCAGCCTAGCGGGGTATGGCCAAGCCCTCCAAACAACCAGTGAAGGAGCCTTCCTCCTTACCAATCCCAGGATTTGCTGTGCTGTGTTGTCGCTTAGCCTACCTGCCTTCCTACTACCTCCTAGGCACTTACCTTGCTACAGAGGACAGTGTCCTTTGGATGtccctctctgtctcctCCCGCTCTGCCTTTCTGCCTCTTTTCCTACTCCACCTTACTTATCCATACCCCCCTGCCCCTGCTGCCCTGTCTGTCCTGTTGTTCCCATCCTGTCCATCTTTTTCCCTTCCCATTTCCCTCCGTCCCAGTCCACCTCTTCCactttctccctcttccgcCCACATACACACaactcactctctcacacgTCCTCCTACTTGCaactcctccacctccaccgaCCCTCACCGAGAAACCCATCCGGTCCCCTCGTCGAAAACTCACCACCTGGGACTTTTTTGGGCTTTCGAGGTGACTCGACAACATCGCCGTCCAGCATCCGATACTTGGGCAGACTTTTCCCAAGCGATCGCCCTTCTGCACGGACGAACCGAAAAGGTCGTAACGGGCGTCGCTGCCCCGGATTTTGGCACCATCCTCCCCCGCGTTTCGTTCCCAGCGACTGCATACAGAAAGTCCTAAAGGGCCGAATACCCTCTCCATCCCTCGCGTCGCTCTCCACGAATACCCTCCAAGACCTCTACCACCTCCCTTATCAATCCTGATTCCCCGCAAAACTCAAACCGTCAGCCCGTTCGGCCTTTCGCCCATTGTCGATGCCCACGCCCACGTCGCTCCGCCACCGCTTTCGCTCGGAATAGCCTCTTCTCACCCACCGCCTCGGGAGCGACCATCGACGACACGAACCCTTCACACCCTACCCCCCCTCGCAAACCGTCACGACGTCTTCACCACACGTCGCCAACATGACACAGGCCGTCAAGCGGGCCTGCGACGCCTGCCATCGTCGCAAGGTCAAGTGCGACGGCGTCAACCCGTGCCGCAACTGCCACACGGCTCAGCTCTCCTGC from the Colletotrichum destructivum chromosome 10, complete sequence genome contains:
- a CDS encoding Putative ribonuclease T2 — its product is MAPSLRALLARITTILPTSQTPFTSPSSHDITAADANANFNGIAVTPYEPLSGAPSCPIDGPLSCHNATGPVNDACCFVAPSGRLLLTQFWDDTVHAGGAEEDWTVHGLWPDLCDGSYKAYCGMTPHFNNITDILQHYGQGDLLASMERYWVAAYGTNNHLWAHEYNKHASCINTLSASCYADAYAPGVEVVDYFTRAFSLFRQLDTFTALERAGIAPSHSRRYPLADVRRTLEELSGGRVVLRCQGRGRDVLHEAWYSYFLQGSLQTGQFVPAGGLGDHGDANNCAPEVRYPPKKCKGNCPGSEDL